The genomic stretch GAAAAGCCAAGCGTTGCGCGAGATTTGGCGCGTGTGCTTGGCTGCACTCAATCGAAAAAAGGCTACATTGAAGGACCTAATTATGTAGTAACCTGGGCGTTAGGTCATTTAGTTGAGCTACAAACACCAGAAGATTATGATAATCAATATAAAACATGGCGCATGGAAGATTTACCGATTATGCCAGAGAAAATGAAATTAAAGGTGATTAAAAAAACAAGCCCGCAGTTCCGAACAGTTTCTCAACTGGCTAAACGCAGCGACATCAAAGAGTTAGTTATTGCAACAGATGCAGGGCGTGAAGGAGAACTTGTTGCAAGATGGATTATGGAAAAAGTGAGATGGAACAAACCGTTTAAACGCTTATGGATTTCTTCTCAAACAGATAAAGCAATCAAGCAAGGTTTTCAACAGCTTAAGCCAGGAAAAGAATTCGACCGCTTGTATGAATCAGCCGTGTGCCGTTCAGAAGCGGATTGGCTAATTGGCCTCAACGTTACGCGTGCGCTAACGACAAAATATGAAGAGCCGTTATCAGCTGGAAGAGTTCAAACGCCAACTCTAGCTATGATTATTGAAAAAGAACAACAAATCCAAGCATTCAAGCCGCAACCATATTGGATGCTAACGGCAGTTTTACCTGGGTTTGAAGCAAAGTGGCAAGGTGGACAAGAAAAGCGAATTTTTAATGAAGAAAAAGCAAAAGAGCTGCGTAAAAAGCTTATGGGCCAAGCGGTAGTTAAGCATGTCAAAAAGAAAGTAATGAAAGAATCGCAGCCGCTTCCGTATGATTTAAATGAACTGCAGCGAGATGCCAACAAGCGCTTTGGATTTTCAGCGAAAAAGACGTTAAACGTGTTACAAAAATTATATGAGCAACACAAGCTCGTAACCTACCCACGAACAGATTCTCGCTACCTTACAACGGATATGGTCGGAACAATGAAAGAGCGATTAGAAGCCGTATCAGGTGCCTATAAAGAAGAAGTGAGGCCGCTGATTGCTAAAAATGCACAGCTCCCAAAGCGCGTAGTGAACAATGAAAAAGTCAGCGATCACCATGCGATTATCGTAACAGATCAGCCTGTCTTCTTACAGGATTTATCTTCAGATGAGCGTAAACTGTACGATTTAATTGCCAAGCGCTTCATTGCACTATTTTATCCTGCATACGAATTTGAAGTAGTAAAAGTAGAGCTTGAAGTTAACGGAGAGCAGCTTGTAGCACAAGGGAAAAGAGTGATAAAACTTGGATTTAAACAAGTGATTAGTAGTGATTTAGAAGAGTCAACGCTTCCTAATTTACAAGAAGGTGCTACTTTATCGATTAAAGCCGTTGAAATGAAGCATGCTTTAACAGAACCACCTCTGCGTCACTCAGAAGCGGATTTACTTGGTCAAATGGAAAAGCATAATCTTGGAACGCCAGCAACTCGTGCTGATATTATTGAAAAGCTGTTACAAAATGAGTCCATTGATCGTCAAAATAATCGTCTGCATCCGACGCCAAAAGGAAAGCAGCTCATTTCCCTTGTAGCAGATGAACTAAAATCACCGGATTTAACAGCAAAATGGGAACGAGAGCTAGAAGCAATTGCAAAAGGAAAAGGAAATGCCAAAGAATTTTTAGCTAACATTCGAAAACAAACAGCAAAGCTTGTACAACAAGTGAAAACAAGTGAAGAAACGTATAAGCCTCATAACTTAACAGGATCAAAGTGTCCAGAGTGCGGCTCGTTCTTAAAAGAGAAAAAGACAAAGCAGGGAAGAGTGCTTGTTTGTTCTAGCCTTGAATGTAGCTATCGACGTGCTAAAGATCCGAAGCTATCCAATCGTCGCTGTCCACAGTGCCATAAAAAGATGGAAATTCACGAGGGGAAAGCAGGTAAGTATTTCCAATGCCGTCAATGTCAAGTTGTTGAAAAAGCAGAGGACAAAAAGAAAAAGATGACGAAGCGAGAAGAAAGAAAACTGCTTAATAAATACAGTGATGACGGTGACTTTGGCTCAAGTTTAGGGGATGCATTAAAGCAAGCGTTGAAGAAAAAAGAGTGAGAAAAAAGAAGGAGCTAGATTTTTCTAGCCCTTTTTTTGTTGTTTTTTGGTATAATTTAACTTAAAGCTAACAGTAAAGGAGATAGAATGAGAAAACAAAAGAAAAAAGAAGATATGATGTCCAAGATAATTGCGATTTTATTCGTTATGCTAATTATTGTCGTAGCGCTTGTTGCTATTGCTGGAGTGTACTTTTTTGGTCTCTTAGGCATATTTAAATTTATGGGAGTTACGTATACAACAACAAGTGCTTTTTTATGGTTTGTTTTACTCTTACTTATTGTTGGAAGCATAGTAGATTTGCTTTCTAGAGCACTCATTTCACTATTTAAACCCTTCGCTACATCAACTTTAAGTCGCTTCATTTTAATTGCCACTATCGACATTTGGTTCTCTTGGTTTGCTATTTACACAGCG from Bacillus sp. 1780r2a1 encodes the following:
- a CDS encoding DNA topoisomerase 3, whose protein sequence is MKSLVLAEKPSVARDLARVLGCTQSKKGYIEGPNYVVTWALGHLVELQTPEDYDNQYKTWRMEDLPIMPEKMKLKVIKKTSPQFRTVSQLAKRSDIKELVIATDAGREGELVARWIMEKVRWNKPFKRLWISSQTDKAIKQGFQQLKPGKEFDRLYESAVCRSEADWLIGLNVTRALTTKYEEPLSAGRVQTPTLAMIIEKEQQIQAFKPQPYWMLTAVLPGFEAKWQGGQEKRIFNEEKAKELRKKLMGQAVVKHVKKKVMKESQPLPYDLNELQRDANKRFGFSAKKTLNVLQKLYEQHKLVTYPRTDSRYLTTDMVGTMKERLEAVSGAYKEEVRPLIAKNAQLPKRVVNNEKVSDHHAIIVTDQPVFLQDLSSDERKLYDLIAKRFIALFYPAYEFEVVKVELEVNGEQLVAQGKRVIKLGFKQVISSDLEESTLPNLQEGATLSIKAVEMKHALTEPPLRHSEADLLGQMEKHNLGTPATRADIIEKLLQNESIDRQNNRLHPTPKGKQLISLVADELKSPDLTAKWERELEAIAKGKGNAKEFLANIRKQTAKLVQQVKTSEETYKPHNLTGSKCPECGSFLKEKKTKQGRVLVCSSLECSYRRAKDPKLSNRRCPQCHKKMEIHEGKAGKYFQCRQCQVVEKAEDKKKKMTKREERKLLNKYSDDGDFGSSLGDALKQALKKKE
- a CDS encoding regulatory YrvL family protein translates to MRKQKKKEDMMSKIIAILFVMLIIVVALVAIAGVYFFGLLGIFKFMGVTYTTTSAFLWFVLLLLIVGSIVDLLSRALISLFKPFATSTLSRFILIATIDIWFSWFAIYTADTFVKGITLSFGAEFALAVILFIIDYGLDMKVGSVKVKVENNT